TGACGTAGGTCAGGATGAACCACTCGCGCAGGCCCCACTTGCCGACCTGCAGCAGCGTGCCGGTCCGTCCGACCTGCCCGCGCTCGGCCGCGAAGACGCCGAACTGGCAGGTGAAGGACGACAGCACGAGGATCGTGGTGTTGATGCTCGCGAACGGCACGTTGAGCAGGTCGGTGTTCTCCGCCCACATCTCCGGCGAGACCGACCGGATCGTGAAGTACGACGCGAAGAGCGCCGCGAAGAACATGAGCTCGCTGGACAGCCAGATGATGGTTCCGACCGCCACCATGCTGGGTCGGTCGTGCTGGCCGTGCAGGCGCGAGGCAGGAAGAGATGCCGAAGCTGAGATCGCCACGGGCGCCATTATGGCGGTAACCGTCGGTGACGGCATCCCGACCCCCCGTTATGGGCGG
Above is a genomic segment from Nocardioides aromaticivorans containing:
- the ctaE gene encoding aa3-type cytochrome oxidase subunit III is translated as MAPVAISASASLPASRLHGQHDRPSMVAVGTIIWLSSELMFFAALFASYFTIRSVSPEMWAENTDLLNVPFASINTTILVLSSFTCQFGVFAAERGQVGRTGTLLQVGKWGLREWFILTYVMGAIFVGGQALEYAELIHEGVTIPHDGYGTMFYLTTGFHGIHVTGGLIAFLFVLGRTYVARRFTHEQAVSAIVVSYYWHFVDVVWIGLFATIYLIK